The Stenotrophomonas indicatrix DNA segment TTTGCCCTGTACGTGGTGGACGGCACGGTACGCGCAGCCTGGATCGAGGAACCCGGACAGTTCGAGGTGTCTTCGGCCGAGCATGTGCTGGAGCACCTTCCTACCTGAAACCCTGACTGCACAGGAAACCGGCCAGCCATGTCCAACAAGCCAGCCAAAGCCAGCAACACCTCTCCGTCCGCCAGGATCGAAGGCATCAGCGATCGCCAGACCCTGCGCGAGCGGGCACGGAAGAACATCGAGGACGGAGCGATCACCGACAGCTACAGCGCCGACCGCAAGGTGGTGATCAAGCTGCTCAACGATGCGCTGGCAACCGAATATGTGTGCGTGCTGCGCTACTACCGGCACTATTTCATGGCCAAGGGCATGCTGGCCGATGCGGTGAAGGCCGAGTTCCTGGAACACGCGCAGCAGGAGCAGGCGCATGCCGGGAAGTTGGCTGAGCGCATCGTCCAGCTCGGCGGCGAGCCGGACCTCAATCCGGACACGCTGACCGCACGCTCGCATGCCGAATACAGGGAAGGCAGCGACCTGCGCGACATGGTCCGCGAGAATCTGGTGGCCGAGCGCATCGCCATCGACAGCTACCGCGAGATGATCAACTTCATCGGCGACAGCGATACCACCACCAAGCGCATTCTGGAGGAGATCCTGGCGCAGGAGGAGGAGCACGCCGATGAGTTCGCCGACCTGCTGGAGGGGTGGATCGGGGAGTAGTGCCGGGCCATGCATGCCAGGCGAACGCACTGGTAGTTGCCCACCTTGGTGGGCAGCTTCTGCGCGTGCCAACCAAGGTTGGCAGCTACCGGGCCATGGTGCATCAGGGGTGCCGAGCCATGCACATCGAACGGGTCCTGATACATCGGTAGCGCCGGGTCATGCCCGGTGAACGCCTTGGTAGTCGCCCACCTTGGTGGGTGCTTCTGCGCGTGCCAACCAAGGTTGGCACCTACCGGGTCATGGTGCATCGGTAGCGCCGGGGCATGCCCAAGATCGGCATCTACCTGAGGACGTTGAACCGTACCTGCGTCCAGGCGCCGTCAGCGGCCAGCGCGGTCAACGTATGAGCCCCCGGATCGGCAAACTCGCGCTGCATCAGCTGCGCACCGCGCGTCTGCGCGATCCAGCGGCCATCCAGCAGCCAATCCACGGCCTGTTCGCTGCCCAATGCGCGCAGCTGCAGGCGTACACCGTGCTCGGCATTCGGCGCACGCGCCAACGTCGCGCCCTCGTTGAGGCCATCGATATGCAGGGCCACACTGGCCTCACGACCATCGTCGCGGCAGTCCGCTGACAGCACGGGAAGCTGTGAGGCATCGCGCGTGGCCTTGGGCAGCCAGGGTGACAGCAGCGCCGGCCATCGCGCGATTTCACGCGCGACCTCTTCATGCGGTGCGCTGCAGTCAGCCGATACCCGCAGGCCGGTGCGCGCGTCGGCCAGATAACGTTGACGACCGGGCTGCCAACGCCGCGCGTCGCGCTCCGGGAACGTGGGCGGCGCCGCGCCGTCCAGCAGGTAGGCCGACAACCGTCGCTGGCAGAGCGCGGTGGGCAACGCTTCGGCCAGTTCACCGGTCGGCCAGCAGATGTCCGCCTGGGTCACGCTGGCCGGCATCGGCACGGCCGCCGCATCGCCGCGCTGACGCGGCAGGCTGTCGACCACTTCGAACATCAGCGGCAACGCCGTGACCGCACCGTACTGGCCCGGCAAGGGCGTGCCATCGGGCCGCCCCACCCACACGCCCACGGTGTAGTGGCGGGTACTGCCGATCGCCCACGCATCGCGGTAGCCATAGCTGGTACCGGTCTTCCAGGCCACGCGCGGCCGCCCGCCAACGTCGAACGTGCCAACGCCATAGCCCGGGCGCGGATTCGATTCCAGCATCTCGCGCACGATCCAGCTGGCACCAGGCGAAGCCAGCCGGCGCTCGATCATCGGTTCGTCATCGGTGTAGCGCACGCGGCCGGCAATGCCGTTGCGGTTGAGCGCAGCGAACGCACCGACCAGGTCTTCCAGCCGCGCGCCGGTACCGCCGAGGATCAGCGACAGATTGGGCGAACTGCCCGGCGGGAAGCGCAACTGGATGCCGGCGTGCGACAGGCGTGCGGCGAAGCGTGCCGCACCTACCCGCTGCAGCAGATCGACCGACGGCACGTTCAGCGACAGACGCAGGGCACTGGCGGCGCTGATCGGTCCGTTGAAGGCCATGTCGAAATTGCCTGGCCGGTAGTTGCCGAAACTCTGCGGTGCATCCACCAGCAGGCTCTCGGAATGGATCAGGCCATCATCGAGTGCCATCGCGTACAGGAACGGCTTCAGCGTGGAGCCCGGGGAACGCCAGGCCTGCACCATGTCCACGTGACCCAGCCGTTGCCGATCACCGAAAGACAGCGTGCCGACGTACGCACGCGCCTGCAAGGTCTGGTTGTCGACCACCAGCAGCGCCGCCGAGGTGCGCTCGGGCAGCGTGGAGAAATAGCTGGCGACGCGCTCTTCCAGGGTGCGCTGCAGGCCGATGTCGATGCTGCTCTGGATCCGTGCCTGCCCCGGATGCGCGGAGTGCAGGCGCTGGGCCAGCAATGCGGCATGCAGTGGCGGACGCAG contains these protein-coding regions:
- the pbpC gene encoding penicillin-binding protein 1C; translated protein: MKVGSLKTRLPRLRQRLQPLWPWLRWGTAALLALLLVLDFAFPPPLPRQRDTSTLVVAADGSPLRAFADAEGVWRYPASVDSVSPLYLQALLTYEDRWFWQHPGINPLAILRASGQLLRGGRIVSGGSTLTMQVARILDPHTRTPWGKLKQMLRALQLEVHLSKREILALYLERAPYGGTIEGVEAASWAYLGKPAAQLSHAEAALLAVLPQAPSRLRPDRHPEAAQKARDKVLARMAELGAWTPDEVEDARIENVVARSLRPPLHAALLAQRLHSAHPGQARIQSSIDIGLQRTLEERVASYFSTLPERTSAALLVVDNQTLQARAYVGTLSFGDRQRLGHVDMVQAWRSPGSTLKPFLYAMALDDGLIHSESLLVDAPQSFGNYRPGNFDMAFNGPISAASALRLSLNVPSVDLLQRVGAARFAARLSHAGIQLRFPPGSSPNLSLILGGTGARLEDLVGAFAALNRNGIAGRVRYTDDEPMIERRLASPGASWIVREMLESNPRPGYGVGTFDVGGRPRVAWKTGTSYGYRDAWAIGSTRHYTVGVWVGRPDGTPLPGQYGAVTALPLMFEVVDSLPRQRGDAAAVPMPASVTQADICWPTGELAEALPTALCQRRLSAYLLDGAAPPTFPERDARRWQPGRQRYLADARTGLRVSADCSAPHEEVAREIARWPALLSPWLPKATRDASQLPVLSADCRDDGREASVALHIDGLNEGATLARAPNAEHGVRLQLRALGSEQAVDWLLDGRWIAQTRGAQLMQREFADPGAHTLTALAADGAWTQVRFNVLR
- a CDS encoding bacterioferritin is translated as MSNKPAKASNTSPSARIEGISDRQTLRERARKNIEDGAITDSYSADRKVVIKLLNDALATEYVCVLRYYRHYFMAKGMLADAVKAEFLEHAQQEQAHAGKLAERIVQLGGEPDLNPDTLTARSHAEYREGSDLRDMVRENLVAERIAIDSYREMINFIGDSDTTTKRILEEILAQEEEHADEFADLLEGWIGE